The Salinirubellus salinus genome segment GAACGCGCCGAGGCCGACCCGCCACCCGTCGTGGGCCTGCCGGCGGTCACGCCGGTCCTGCAGGCGCTCGCGGTCCGCGCGCAGGTCGGCAGGGTCGACCCCGGAGGCGACGAGCTGGCCGGCGACAGCCTGTCTGACCTCGGCCCGCGAAGCGCCGTCCGCGTGCATCCGGCGCACGAGCGACTCGAGTTCGGCGACCTGCGCGTCGGTCAGGTCGTAGCGCGTCTGCAGTCGGTCGAGTATCCGGTCGAGCGCCGGCTGGTCGCCGGTGTCGTCGGTGGGTGTCGCCTCGGTCTGCGCGGCGGTGGTCTGGTCCTGTGCTGGGAGGGCGGTGGCCGCACTCGCCAGTCCCCCCGTGAGGAGGAGCGTGGCGAGCACGACAGCGATGCTGGTTCGGTTCATGCCGCAGGCCACCGGAGGCGAGTTCCGCACAAGAGCGTGTGCCGAGGTCCGGCCGGGGTCGACCCGAGGTCCGTCCAAGGTCAGGCCCAGATTCACCCGAAGTCGGGTCGCGGTGTCCAACTCCGAGCGGCGGTGCGCGGGGGTCGGATTGATACCCGAGGGCGGTGAGTGACCGGTATGACCGTCGACCCCGCGGCCGTGCTGGACCGCGAGCCGGACGACCCCGTGCAGGTGCTGGACCCGGACGGCGAGGTGGTCGCACCCGACCTCCTGCCCGCACTCTCGGAGGAGGCGTTGCTCGACATCTACCTCGACATGCGCACCACCCGCCGGTTCGACGAGCGGATGGTGAGCCTCCAGCGGCAGGGCCGCATCGGCACCTACTCGCCCGCCGCGGGACAGGAAGCCTCGCAGGTGGCGACCACGCACGCCCTCCGCGAGGACGACCCCGTCAGTTACCAGTACCGCGAGCACGGCGCCGTCGTCTCGCGTGGCTTCCCCGACGAGTACGTCCTCTACTGGGCGGGCTACGAGGCCGGGAACGCGGCGCTCTGGGACAGCCACGTCTTCCCGTTGAACATCTCCATCGCCGGGCACATCCCGCACGCGACGGGGCTGGCGTGGGCCGCCGACCTGAAGGGTGACGACGCAGTCGTCGCCTGTCACTTCGGCGATGGCGCCACCTCGGAGGGTGACTTCCACGAGGGGCTCAACTTCGCCGGCGTCTTCGACACGCCGTCCGTGTTCGTCTGTCATAACAACGGCTGGGCCATCTCCATCCCGCGCGAGGACCAGACCCGGAGTGCGACCATCGCGCAGAAGGCCACCGCCTACGGCTTCGACGGGATACAGGTCGACGGGATGGACCCGCTGGCGTGCTACGTGGCGATGGACGCGGCGGCCCGGAACGCCCGCGGCGAGACCGACGACGAACGCCCCCGACCGGTCCTCCTCGAGACGCTGGAGTACCGCTACGGCGCCCACACCACCGCGGACGACCCGGACGCCTACCGCGACGACGACGAAGTCGAGCAGTGGCGCGAGAAGGACCCCATCGACCGCCTCGAGGCGTACCTGCGCGACCGTGGCCTGCTGGACGACGAGCGCGTCGAGGCGCTGGGCGAGACGGCCGAGACGCGCGTGGCCGACGCCGTCGACGCGCTCGCGGACGTCACCGCCGACCCGGACGAGATGTTCGCCGACGCCTACGCCGAGTTGCCCCCGCGGATGCGCGACCAGCGCGAGTACCTGCGTGCGCTCCGCGAGCGCCACGGCGACGGCGTGCTCCTGCGAGAGGAGTAGGCACACGGCCTCGACCCCCGCGCCGTGGGCGACTGTTTTCAGCCCTGAGAATCGGCGGGGAACGTTGATGTGTGTCCTCCCGAGCCAAGCAGTATGCGCGTACCAACCGGGGTCGCAGGGTTCGACGAGATCGTCGAGGGAGGACTCCCTTCGGGACGACTGACGGTCGTCAGCGGGCCGCCGGGCAGCGGGAAGACGACGTTCACCGCACAGTTCGTAGCCGAGGGACTCCGGCGCAACGAGCCGTCGATGTACGTCACGATGCACGAGACACAGCGCCAGCTGGTCGAGGACATGTCCCGGTACTCCTTCGGCTTCGAGACGCTGGCCCGGTCCGAGCAGTTCCACTTCGCCCACCTCGCGGACAGTTCGGGGGCGCTGAACGGGAACGGCGCGACCAAACCCTCGGTGAGCACGCTGACGAACAAGCTCGTCGCGCTGGCGAACTCGCGTGACGTGGAGCGACTCGTCGTCGACTCCACGATGCTCCTGCGTCACATGTTCGGCACCGACGAGGGCGTCACCCGGTTCGTCAACGCCCTCCGGTCGGTCGACGCGACCACCCTCCTCGTGAGCGAGATGACCGACCCCACCGCCTACGCCGACGAGCACTACCTCGCCCACGGCGTCGTCTTCTTCCACAACTACCTCGAGGGCGACGGGATGCACCGCGGCGTGCAGGTGCTCAAGATGCGCGGGACGGCCATCGACGCCGACATCCGGCCCATCGAGTTCACCGACGCCGGCCTCTCGGTGGACGGTGAACGCACGGCCGTGGCGTGATGTACCGCGACCGGTTCGGGACGAACTGGGAGCGCCTCTCGGTCGACGAGGCCATCCGCCGGGCGTTCGCACTCGGGGCCGCGAGCGAACTCGGCGAGGGCGTCGACGGCGAACGCGAGCGACTACAGGGCGTGGCCGAGACGCCCGCCGACCGCCGGATGCTCGACCTCGCGTTCGACGAGGGGCGGGCCCGCGCCCGCGGCCGACGTGGCGCCGACGAGTCAACGTGGGCGGCCGTCGTCTCCGGCGACCACGAGTTCGCCACGGCGCTCGACCCGCCACGCCACGAGCGTGGGGCGCGCGTCCCGCGGGGCGTCCCGGAGGCCGTCGGCAAGTTCCCCCTGCTCGACGAACCCGGCGACGGCCTCGAGAAGCACCGCCTCCCGGGACTGCTCGGGCGGCGCTCGAAGCGGGACGGCGACGAGGACTGAGCCGACTCGAACGAATCACACGCGACCGACGGAGCGAAGTCCCTCGCGTGTCGACGGCCGGGTATGTACGACGGCGTCATCTTCGACAACGACGGCGTCCTGGTCCCCGCCTGTGCGTTCTCGGTGTTCCGCGAGGCGGCCCACCGGACGTTCGACTCCTTCGGCGTCGACCCCGCGGCCGAGGAGGTACGGGACGTTGCGGCCGTGGCCGACCCCGACCGCGTCCGCGAGATCTGTGCCACCCACGGACTGGACCCCGACACCTTCTGGGCGCGGCGCGACCGGAACAACCACCTCGCCCAGCGACGCGAGGTGGCCGCGGGCCGGAAGGTGCCCTACGAGGACACCGGGGTGGCGCTCTCGCTCGACGTGCCGACCGGTATCGTCTCCTCGAACCAGCACGAGACCATCGAGTTCCTCGTCGACCGGTTCGGCTGGGAGTTCGGGACCTACTACGGCCGCGAGCACACACTGGCCGGCGTCGAGCGCAAGAAGCCGAACACGCACTACGTCGACCGCGCGATGGACGACCTCGCCGTGTCGAACCCACTGTTCGTCGGCGACTCCGAGTCAGACGTGCGCGTCGCCGAGAACGCCGGCCTCGACTCCGTCTTCCTCCGGCGCGAGCACCGGGCGGGCTACGACCTCTCGGTCGACCCCACGTACGAACTCGGCGCGCTGGCCGACCTCCCGTCGCTCCTCTAGAGCGCGAGGCCCACCAGTCCGAGCGTGACCGAGAGCGCGAGCAAGGTCAACAGCGCGCCGCCGAGCTGTCCCACCAGTGCACCGCCCGTGGCCGAGGCCGCCGCCACTCCCGTCGTCCCATCTGCCGCCACACCTGCCACCGGGTCCGGGGCGGTGTCGAACGGCATCGTGACCCACACCGACCATTTATTTCAACCTTCTTCAGACGCATAATTATCAGAGCGGCTCGTCTCGGGCCGACGGAAGGTTCGAGTCGGGCTGTCACTCGGGCGGCGATATCGGCGGCGCTCCCCCCGGACGAGGGTGGCGACGAGAGCCGAGGGTTCATGACGGGGCCGTCCTACTCGCCACCATATGGAGACGCTCGAGACGGCGACGCCGTTCCAGCGCTACGTGGTGCTGGCCGTGTTCGCCCACGAGGAACGCGAGGAGACGCCGGCCCAGACGTTCGACGTACGGGACTTCTGCGTCGAGCACCTGTCGTCACTCGAGGGGAACCCCTTCGAGGGCGGCGTCTCTCGGGAGTCGATCATCCGGGCGCTCTCGTCGCTCGAGGAGGAGGGGGTGCTCGAGAGCGAGGTCGTCGACGCCTCCCCCGTCGGCAAGGGACGCCCCGCCTACCGCCTCGCGGTCGACACCGAGACGGTCGAGGAGTCGCTGCTCGACGACGACCTGTTCGCGCCGCTGGTCCGGTCGCTGAGCGACTGACTCAGCGCTCCCACTCGCGGCGCCGGTCCATCGACCGCACCAGTTCGCGGTGGATGTCCCCCTGCGCGGCCGCGAGGTCGCTGACGCTCACGATGCCGTGTACCGCCAGCCCGTCACGGACCAGCAGGCGCTTGACCCCGTGACGCCTGAACGCTTCGGCGAGTCGCTCGACGGACGTATCCGGCCCCACCGGCTCGACGGGCGAGGACATCGCCGCGCGGACCGGAACACGCTCCAGCGGCGCGCCCGCCTCGAGCGCCGCCCGGACGGTGTCCGTCGTCGTCACGATGCCGACCGGCGTGCCGTCGTCGGTGACGACGACGCTCCCCACGCCCGCCCGGAGCATCGCCTGCGCGGCGTCGGCGAGGCTGGCGCCCACCCCGACGGTCACGAGGTCGGCCGTGAGCAGGTCGGCGACGCGCATCGGCGGCGGTCAGCGACCGAACAACGACCGGACGGTCCCGAGTACGCGTCCGACGAGGGTCCCGCGGCCGTCGTCGCCCCGTCGACGCACGGTGCGCCGCTGGCCGGCCGGCGGCGCCTCGGGCGCCGACTCGGCCGCCGGGGCCGCCGGCTCCGAAGCCGTCTCGGCGTCCGCCTCCACCTCCGCTTCGGCCTCGCCTGCCGCCGCCGGGTCGGCTTCCGCTTCGGCTTCCACCGTCGCGTTCGGCCCCGCAGTCGCACAGTACGGGCAGTCCTCGCCGTAGTGTGGCAGGCCACAGTCGGCACACGTCACCCGTTCGCGGCCCGGCGCGGCCCGCGCGTCCGACAGACCGGGCGCACCACAGTACGGGCAGGACTCGTTCGTGTCGCTGTAGAAGGGGAGCGCACACCCAGTACAGGCCGTCCTCGCTCGACTCATGCACCGTGGTACCACGACACGAGCATAAGTGTTCGTTCGCCCGGAGCGTCGAGAGCCCCACTCGTCGGCCGTCGCCGGTCGGGTCGGGTCGGGTCGGCGGCGTCGGCCGCCCGGGTGGGACTCCAGCGACGGCGACGGGGACTCGCCCGTCTACTCCTCGTCTGCGAGGCCGACGGTGAGGACCGGCGCGTCGGAGCGAGCGATGACCTTCTGCGAGACGCTGCCGACCATCGACTCCCGGTAGTTCCGGCGGCGCGTCCCCATCACCACGAGGTCGACGTCGTTCGCCTCGGCGTACGCGAGTATCTCGTCTGCCGGGTCACCGCGCGCGGTGGCCGTCACCGTCTCGACGTCCGCCGCCGCGAACCGGTCGGTGGCCGACGTGGTGGCCGACGCCCCCTCGCTCTCCAGTTCCG includes the following:
- a CDS encoding helix-turn-helix domain-containing protein; this translates as METLETATPFQRYVVLAVFAHEEREETPAQTFDVRDFCVEHLSSLEGNPFEGGVSRESIIRALSSLEEEGVLESEVVDASPVGKGRPAYRLAVDTETVEESLLDDDLFAPLVRSLSD
- a CDS encoding RAD55 family ATPase, encoding MRVPTGVAGFDEIVEGGLPSGRLTVVSGPPGSGKTTFTAQFVAEGLRRNEPSMYVTMHETQRQLVEDMSRYSFGFETLARSEQFHFAHLADSSGALNGNGATKPSVSTLTNKLVALANSRDVERLVVDSTMLLRHMFGTDEGVTRFVNALRSVDATTLLVSEMTDPTAYADEHYLAHGVVFFHNYLEGDGMHRGVQVLKMRGTAIDADIRPIEFTDAGLSVDGERTAVA
- a CDS encoding CBS domain-containing protein — protein: MRVADLLTADLVTVGVGASLADAAQAMLRAGVGSVVVTDDGTPVGIVTTTDTVRAALEAGAPLERVPVRAAMSSPVEPVGPDTSVERLAEAFRRHGVKRLLVRDGLAVHGIVSVSDLAAAQGDIHRELVRSMDRRREWER
- a CDS encoding universal stress protein, with translation MYDRILVPTDGESMDRVYDHALDIASQRGATVHLLYVVDDRAFLTLDERMRDDVLAELESEGASATTSATDRFAAADVETVTATARGDPADEILAYAEANDVDLVVMGTRRRNYRESMVGSVSQKVIARSDAPVLTVGLADEE
- a CDS encoding thiamine pyrophosphate-dependent enzyme, which encodes MTVDPAAVLDREPDDPVQVLDPDGEVVAPDLLPALSEEALLDIYLDMRTTRRFDERMVSLQRQGRIGTYSPAAGQEASQVATTHALREDDPVSYQYREHGAVVSRGFPDEYVLYWAGYEAGNAALWDSHVFPLNISIAGHIPHATGLAWAADLKGDDAVVACHFGDGATSEGDFHEGLNFAGVFDTPSVFVCHNNGWAISIPREDQTRSATIAQKATAYGFDGIQVDGMDPLACYVAMDAAARNARGETDDERPRPVLLETLEYRYGAHTTADDPDAYRDDDEVEQWREKDPIDRLEAYLRDRGLLDDERVEALGETAETRVADAVDALADVTADPDEMFADAYAELPPRMRDQREYLRALRERHGDGVLLREE
- a CDS encoding HAD family hydrolase — translated: MYDGVIFDNDGVLVPACAFSVFREAAHRTFDSFGVDPAAEEVRDVAAVADPDRVREICATHGLDPDTFWARRDRNNHLAQRREVAAGRKVPYEDTGVALSLDVPTGIVSSNQHETIEFLVDRFGWEFGTYYGREHTLAGVERKKPNTHYVDRAMDDLAVSNPLFVGDSESDVRVAENAGLDSVFLRREHRAGYDLSVDPTYELGALADLPSLL